The Macadamia integrifolia cultivar HAES 741 unplaced genomic scaffold, SCU_Mint_v3 scaffold928, whole genome shotgun sequence genome contains the following window.
GAGATTACTCACATCCCATAAATTCCACAGCTTGCACTAACCAGTTAGAGTTCACTATAATTGCGCCAAACTGCACGGAATTCTTCACGGAATGTGTTCAGGCGTGCTTTCAGGTTAGGCGTTCTAAAGCTTGCATGCAAAACAGTGGCTGGAAtggagaaaaagggggaaaagggggggagggcAAGAGAAGCAGATGAGAAAACAATGCATTTGCTACAAGAAAAAGTAATTAAACCCAAATAACATGCAGGGCATACCAAGAAGGCCAATGACAAATGCCCATAGGACAGTCAGGAGATTACAAGATGTGAACCACAAGAGACAACTGGCTGCAGAAAAGGGAAACATTCTGATTGGTCAACAtttgcaaatgtcattatttaCCATACTACAAGAACAGCCAGAATTACTTCTACAATCTAAACAGTAGCCCAAAAAATTTATAGTGTACTGGTTTAAATACCTATTGAAAATATCAATACAAACATCCAACGAGGGCGTCCGCATATATGAATCGATCTTTTAGCAGATGGACGCCCACGAATAACAGGCCTGCATATAATCAGGTAGTACAATAAGCAGCAGAGTAATCCACCTTTTcaacaacacaacaagaaagtaACACCACTTACGTTATAGGGGCTCTCATCTTTGCAGCTAAATGTGGAGAAAACTGCCTCACAGTTCTGGTTACCTTCTCATTAAAAGTAACTGCAAAACTGTAAAATTAATTGTCAGCAAAAATATATGAAGGAAAAAGAACCAAAAGATCGACTAGTAATATTAACTATCATTATATCATTATTAGAGAAAACGTACAGCACATAGTCAGATAGAGAATGTAGGCTCGTGCCCAGCCTCAAAGAtgctttatgaaagaaaaatgaattatgccttaaaaaaagaaaacaatatatgaatcaatcaatcaaacaaacaaTGTATTCTAGGTTCTCAAGTAAGAACTATGATTCTATTGTTTAGAAAAATATGCTAACACAAGATAAAGGAACCCTTTTCACTTGGTAAGATTCACTTCTTGTCACCGATGAACATTCAACTTCACTTCATTCTCACTGTTACCTATAGTTGTCATAGCCTGTGAACTTTCTAGACAGCAGATTCTTGTCTCTTAccattctcctcttcttttaatGACTAACAAAGATTTGAGTTAAGGCAAAGAAGCATGTGCACATATCTGTCGTGAGCACTGAGCACACACCTCTATTAATAATGAAGGAGAATAAAACTAAAACGTGATAACTTAGTTGCAGTAAAAACATAAACTAAATGCAACTGAAccggaaaaagaaaattgaagttttgacaaaaaaatatgGTAAATTGCTGAAACTGCCTTCAGAAATTGCTAGGACGAAGAGATGAACAAAGAACTCTTAGAAAAATTGCATTCCATACATTAGTTATAAAGCAACCTACACCTTaccaaaatagataaataaaggaaaatttacatccaccacccttcgcgtttgcctatattacatcCAACACCGTGAGAGGCTTTTGAGTGCCAATCCGTTAAATGGAGCCATTTTTTACTTAACACCCACTTTGCCCTTCTATATTGGCTTCAACCTTCCAACGAACAAGAGAATACATGTTCTTCTTAAGCCAAGGAAAGAGTCACTGCAACTCTGTCTTCTCTGGCGAAGGTTTCTCAGCAGCTCTGTCTTCTCCGGCGAGGAAGAAGTCCCAATGGCTCTGTCTTCTCCGAAGAGTCTATGGTTTTCTTCAGTGAAATTGATGCCTTTATACATGAAAGCAGTGATGCCCTAAGGTCTTCAATTTGTTCGTTCTTCCCTAATTTAGCTTCTCAAGCGACAGTGATGCCCTAAGCTCTCCATCCTGTGGTTTTCCATTACCTGTATTCTCAGGCAACCTATATACATGAAACCATCATCTTCAAACCAAACACTACCTGCAAGTTGAAGGTAAATTCTAACTGAATGCATATGGATTCTTTCTGCCCAACTTTTTTGGTGGGGTGAAGGATTCTGTATTTCTGTTCCTTCGACCGATGTTCAAGAACTGCCTTATTAGGTATTTTAAAGATAATCTcccatttggatttttttgtgaTTCGATTGAGAAACTTGTCCTTTGGGTTCTGGATAGGTCGCACGGAGCATCTTCGTGTCTCTCGATCAAGATTTGTGCTACAAACCCAAGTGACCCATTGGCATTTTCTCCCCAATAATTTATCAGAGATTCACTTTCTGAACTGTTTCTTGTagctggaatttttttattggggGGAGATTTATTTCATTGTGTAGTTCCTTTTGTGATTTTCTGACAGAAATTCTTTCTGATAAGGACGATTTTGTCATTGAAGGTTTctcaaattttcattcaaatgCCGTCTTTTCTCTATCGGAATCGTCGCTCTTGTCCtgttcatgattttttttaatggattttgATTTCCTTTGTGGCTGATCTCTAATTTCTTGACATTTGGCATTATTTACGTTCTCGTATTGCCTGAACTTGTTTCGTGAAAGTTTTGTACCTGAATCAATGGCAGAAGAAAGATGTAGAGAGGGTGGTAGTACAGTTTGGATACAATGGATTTGTTTGAATTGAGATGGGTTTTTCAGGATGAAGGTGACATTTATGtatagggagagaaagagagcacGTGGGAGAGGGAGGGGCAGCAGCATGGTAGTCGGATGAGAGATTCTTCGATCATCGTCGACTGTGGTAGTCGGAGGATACAAAGCATGGCAGCGGCATGGTAGAAGGCAAAATACATAAGGGGGCAACTTCATAAACATAAAGGTCGGTGGTTTGGTAATTCTTCCTTCTCTGCCCCAACATTCAGATCCTTTCAAGCAGCTGGGCATCCCAGCACAACGTCCGACGACTAGGAGAAACCTTCACCATTGTTGCCAATGGTATCGCCATGGTGGCAATTAGGCGTTCCGGCGTTTTGGAGAGTGTAAATCAGTACTACGATTTATATGAGTCTTAAATGGCAGGCGCCATGAGTACAAAAGCGTCGCCACACGGACTCCATGGGCGCCATATGACACCTTTAGCCGAAGTCAGTTGCCTCTCGGTAGtaggtaattttttttacaatttccACTATTTAACCCAAGATTCTATTTTCAATATTGTGATTGGCAGCTGTAGCTTAATTTCATACATGGACCTACATGTTAACAAGGCTAAAAAAGTTACTTACCTATTCTTCTTTTTACCCAAAGTCTCAAATCGTCAAACCCTCGACTCTAGTTTATTGCTTGAGAGAAGACGAGAGAGTAGACCACCGGCGACTGCTTTCACCCATTCATTCCGACTCCGGCAACTGATCCTCTAGCGACTTCTTCTAGCTACTACttcctctctatttttttttttctctgtttatCGATTCTGCAATTAGGGGGTTTTCATTTGTTCTGGGTAAGACGGTAAGTGACTAGAATTAGGGGGTTTCCGTTTCTTCTCTGgttatggttttattttttttgctttttggtgATGATATCCCATTCTTTGGTAGGATTTCTATCTCTCTAGTCTCTATTACTTGGGTGCAAGCTTGCAACTGCAAAACAACCATAAGTTGGGATTTTAGTTTATATATGCAGTGTGAGTCTGGTGAACCTATTAATGTttatgatttttgatgacttgatgtataACTATATGTCAATAATTCATGTTGATTATTGATAACTTGATATGactaatgttgattttttatgatttgatgttgcttaatgttgattttatatgctatagggtatatattgtaagattgtaacatactaaataactttagaagataggagaaataaaaaataacacatgggtaatttgaccgccatggcaatgccataacgggcgattcatcgccgaatcaattagccacccctccatcGCCTTGTATCGccatgacgccgtgacaactatgacctTCGCCAGAGAAGACAAAGCTTGTGTGACttgattttgttttataaaATGTGTCAAAGTGTAAAATAAGTTGGGTATATCTGTGAAGGGGCAGTTAGGTCTTTTCAATCTCAAAACTAATACCAGTCTCATGGTGTTAGATTTTTGAGTTTAAATGCAATAAACGAAATTTGAGGGGAGAGGACATAATATAGGCAAACATGAGGGGaagtggatgtaaatttcccataaataaataaagcaaccTACACAATCAACAGGTGTTTCCCATGCATGGGTTGTATTCTCTAAACTAAGGCCATAAATAGCATTATTCTTCTTATTCAGACAGATTTCTATCTTATTTACAATTCATGCCAAACATGATATATTCTCCAGGGTAAAGAACATCCCAGAATTTTGtgatctctctttccctttaaaACTAACTATTTAATATTAAATACGTAGAGGAACTATGCTTCCACCATGTCATATCCAACTAGTTCCTAACTTTGTCCAGACAATAATACTggaatttatatattttaatcaatcaGAACAAACCATCCAAATACTCCAAAATACATAGGTTCTAGTACATACCAAAGGCATTCAATGTTGACCTTAATGCAGCtcattttaattgattttttttttttagtgctgTTTGTGTTTAATTTTGGTATCTTTTgcacttttttttgggggggggtgggggaaaaaTGTATCTTTTGTAATGTTTGTTTTGAAAAGTCTTCAAAGTGTTGGAAGAGGTATCAGAATGGTAACATAGATTATTGCAGAATAATAGCAGCATCATCAGTTGTTTTGATCATGTTACAATGCATTATTTCCCCCACACCATTATCAATGGCATATAAAGCAGaagtgttttgaatttcaaTCCAAACTGGCAAACTTTGGAAAATAATTCAACTTCAACAGGGgtcaaaattccaaaaaaaaaattggttaaaaCAGGCAAAACATAAAATCTTCAAAGAAACCATGTTAACAGCTGAAAGTTCGCCAAAATTAGCAGTCCAACCTGTAGGAAACTAACGGCAGTACAGATAGAAGAGACCCTCCAACCAGAAACTTGAAtaagtctatttttttttacgtCGTTAGGGTTGTTTCAAGGGCCACTTTTGAGCTACTTTAGCATCCAATAGAACAATCTTTCTCTGCCTTGCATCTCAATCCTAGATTTCCATGTGTTTTGCCCTTTCCTTTGGCAACCACATGATGGCGACTTTAAAATGGTAAGGAATATTAGTTTATGTAAGGCCCACACCTATTCTAAGGTAATCCACAGAACAAACACaaaaaccatagttgtcatggcgtctaaGCAACCCAAGGCGTTAGAGGGGGCCTAGACACAAGGCGATGCCAAGAAGTACACCAAGGCGCCGGCTTAGGTGACCAAGGCGCATGAATGCTTAgacgacaccttgacaactataacaAAAACTATAGCAGGACCTTAAATACCCGACTTACACCAAAACTCATGGCACATAAACATGATCAGAGCACAAAATTTCGATCAAATAATCATAATATCTACTTTGAACAAATTCTTAATACGCTCTTCAATCAAGGGCAAGAATTGACGAAGCAAATAAATCCTCTTcaaaaaactaaaatcaaatagTACGGAGAGCCACACGTACCTATCATTCAGGAAAGCAATGCTTATGGCCGTTAAGAATGCAGCAACAATAGCAACCGGCCTTCTGAGAAATCCCAACCCTAcggtaaaaataaataaatcaagaaaGCCATCTGATAAACCAGCAAGCCTCTGCAGTTAACTGATACCTTGCTCACTTACCAAGAATGAAGGTTACCATGATGAAGTAATTTGTCCGGTAACTGCAAACACAAGTGAAGATTCAAATACGACGATTAAAAGGTGAATTTCTGGCCAGGAATTCAAAGAACTAAATGACCAGGAACAGAATAATAAATGTACAAAAGGATTAAACTGTAGAAAAACAAGTTAGGGATTAAGAAAACCAGTAAAGAAGTTGGAACGAGATCGTACTAGTAAAGATTGCATTTGAGACGACTGTTCCATTTGGCATAAGATCTAGGGAAAGTGAATCTGGAGAAGAATTCTGTGAGAGGACGAGGAGGTGATGACCAGTCGACTTCACGAAGAGCATCGATCAGATCTTCCGTAGTTACATTCCCCCAATCCATTTTTGCTCTATGAAAAACCCTAGAGATGGTTCGCCAAAGAAGTGGTCAATTCAGGGAGAAAGAAACCTTCAAATTTTGGAAGAGGATGTCAATCTGACTAGCGTTTTTACCCTTTATTCGTGTACTATCAGGaaaactgaaaaaagaaagaaaagggagaagatcAATTTGAGAATGCGGAGTAGAATTTAACAAGCAAGCAAGCAATCAAGCAATCAAGCAATCAAGCAATCAAGCAATCACGCAACAACcattcaagaaaacaaaaattttaacaattcttttcaaaattgtctGAGCCCGGGTTCGAACCGGGGACCTCTAGTGTGTGAGACTAGCGTGATAACCAACTACACCACCCAGACGATATGTGACAACGTTTTACACTAAATATATGAACTTTAAGATTATGTCGGCTCAGACGCTAAAATGAGATGATGTAATATGGATCTTTTCCAAAATCCGTAGTTTTTTGGATACCTTTCCTGGGAAACTACTAGACAATTGTTTTGGTAATTAATGGCCTTGTCAGCTAACATAGTAGGAGAATTTTCCCACCCACCCGTTCGCAAAATCCTACCATTTTCGGTAGAGCGAGATTAGAACAAAATTCTTCCCCCCCTCCCACCCCCGTCCACCCAATGAAGCTCCTCCTCTCTTTTAAGTTCATTTTTATTGTTAATAAACACATATttatttgggtaatttacagtgtcaccccctggagaatgccaatattataggaacaccctttctctttcaccaaattagactcagaccccctgccgTTAGTCACTGTTAGAGAATATACCTCAAATGCTGACATCAacaggtcctttttttttttaaatatcattttacccttaaaaattgTAAAGTACCAAAATTACCCTCTATTAGTAATCTTACCCTTAAAAATTGTAAAGTACCGAGATAATGAGCAAAGAGAAATCAACGGCTTCACAACCAATGCTTCCCATGGAAGCCAAAGATCgtgctctctctcctttctgCACTAACGGACATCTTACAGTGACCCAACGGTACCATCAACCATCGTTACACGACTTCGTGGACCTGAAGGCCAAAGCCAGAGATAAACCCATTAACGGCGTCAAAACCTCCGATGTAACTGTCGACACCACCCAAAACCTGTGGTTTCACCTCTATACACCCACTGACACAACCCCCATCGGTGGTGACGGTACCCTTCCCGTCATCGTCTACTTCCACGGCGGAGGCTTCGCCTTCTTCAGCCCCAACTCCCTTTTCTACCACGATGTCTGCCACAGACTCGCCCGCAAGATTCCTGTCGTCTTCATCTCTGTCAACTATTGACTCTCTCCAGAGCACCACTTTCCCTCACTGTACGATGATGGCTTTGATACTCTCAAGTTCCTCAACGATGCAAAATTCCCCAATTTTACAACGTATGTCGATCTCTCTTAGTGCTTTCTTGTCGGCGATAGTGCCGGAGCCAACCTTGCTCACCACTTGGCTTGCAGGATCGGAGAAACAGAGTTCAGAAACATGAGGGTGATCCAACAAATATCGGTACAACCCTTCTTCGACGGCAAAGAGAGGAAGGCGTCACAGATCCGTCTGGGGAAGGGACAAATGGTGCCGATGCCAAGAACGGATTGAGTATGGAGGGCGTTCGTGTTGGAAGGGGAGAATAGAGACCACGAAGCGGTGAACATGACGGGGCCGAGGGGTGTGGATATCCATCTTCTCTAAATGGAAGGTTTGTACTTCTGtctctaatctctctctctctctctctttctctaaaaTTAACATCATAGATGAGACCGACTAGACCTTCTCCGTTGCTTTGCTTCCATTCTGTTTCTTAAACTTGTATTCTATTTAGCCCTAGTCTTTTACTCATAAggtattacaaaaaaaaaaaaaaaaaaagaagtcttactcataagggctaaatagtcatttcatagcatcattTAACAGAAACTGACgacagggggtctgagtctaatttggtgaaagagaagaGGTGTTCATATAATAATGGCATtttccagggggtggcgctataaattacTCTATTTATTTGCTTCCCACTTCGACTAAGGCATCATTCGCTAACTAGTGCATTCTGTTGTGCACTTTTAACTCATTTGAATTATGGATTGGACTTTAAATTGGTATTCTATAACTCCTAGGTTTGCTGAGCGTAACGAAATTCTTATTGAAATGGATAAATCTTTAAATTGGGTGGGTGGATTCCAGTGAGTAAGTTCTTTCTAATTCACGTACTGTGTATAAAACTATGCCATGTTTGTGGTCGAATTTGCTAGATGAGTTAACTATATGGTTTGTCAACATTATTTGATTCGCTAGCTGAGCCATGTTGCAACGGTCGGTTGTctccatgaagaagaagaagaaaaaagggaaaagaaagaaagaaagaaagaaagaaagaaagaaagaaagaagaagaaaggaagaaagaaaggggaaaatggttatttatttaatgtGGAGCCCACAGTAATTGGATTTtccatctttctcttctctctttctctgtcctTTCCTTTCATTCCCTTctgttctcttctttctttctttccctcacCCCTCTATTTATGTGGGACCCACTTCCTCTAATATCTCACTCATTTTATTCCACTGAACAAACAAGGCCAAAGAGAGGAAGTTGGGCACACCAATGGGAGGGCTGAGAGACTTTTCcaaagggagagaagagagatagactgTATTTAGCAAACAcggaaacaacaaaaaaaaaaaaaaaaatggagagttatgatatgggttttaaatgatgaaaatgtTGCACGGTacagtaaaagaagaaaaaaaaaaggaaacacaaaTGAATAGGAATAGACAGTACAGGACCACAGGTTTCAAATGTTAGTTTAAGAAAATGCAAGTGTACTCGTATAAATTGAGAAGTTGTTATTTGATGTTGTGTTTAAAACAATTACAACATCaaacattaatgcatatatattccaCAACTCATCATaagttccaatttttttttataagaaagtTTCAAGatatataacaataataacaacaaccataaccttatcccaactaaatggggtcagctacatggatccgataggGAAATGAAGAAGCACAAAAGAAATGctaaaaatgagagaaatagagataagagaagaaggcAAAGCTGTAGAGAAAAATGCATCATGAGAATATCCCCTATAAGGGGTCGACAACATGGGTCCtagtcctccacaaaactctatctgaAGCCATACTAAAATCGGATCCTACCATaagcatatcttttcttactagTTCATCAATAGTCATCTTAGGCATGCATCTACCTCTTCTAGCTCCCTCCAAATGAATTTGGTCACTCTTCTTTACTGGAACATTCGTAGGTCTTCATTGAACATGATCATGCTACCTCAACTGGCTCTCACAGAGCTTGCcttggattggtgcaacccccaactCATTTCTAATATAATCTCTCCTAGTCTTTCCGCACAACCCTCTCAATATGCTCATCTCTGCGACACTTAGTTTATTTAaagtactcttcttgactgTCCAACGCTCCACTCCATATGTCATAGTTGGTCGTATGATTGTCCTATAAATTTTTCTCTTAAGTTTAATAGgtattcttttgtcatataacaGTCCCGATGCATCTCGTCATTTCATCCACTCCACTTTAATCCTGTGGCAACATCTTTCTCTATATTTCCCTCTTTATCAATGATAGGCCCTAGGTATTCAAAGCAGTCACTCTAGAGCAGTTCCATTTCCCCAAGTTTTTATACTCCCTCCCCTTCTCTCGATTGACtaaaggggcacatcatatattttGTCTTCGTTCTGCTTATCCTAAAAActcttgattccaagcttgATCTCCAAAGCgccagtttagtattaatcccttcCAAAGTTTTATCTATCAAAACAATGTCATCAGAAAATAGTATACACCACAGAACCGAGTTTTGGATGTGCCTAGTTAgatcatccataatgagtgcaaaTAAATTAGGGCTTAGAGTAGATCCTTAgtgtaacccaattgtgattGGGAATTATTTACATTAACCTTCTGCCATTTTGACACTTGTCACTGCTCCATCGTAAATATCCTTATTTATATCTACATAGTTAATCATGTGCCTTCTCTTCTATAGGACATGCCAAATCAGCTCTCTCGGTACTCTATTATAggttttttctaggtcaatagaGACCATATGTAGTCCTTATTATGGGCTCTAAATACTTCCATAAGCCTTCTTAGGAGGTAAATAAGAAAGTTTCAAGATATATCATCTAAAATATAGCATTCAACATCAATTCCAAATTAACACACCATAAGTATGAAAAAGTCAAAACTTCATATATGTCATCCAAGATGTCAAAAGAACTCTAAGTATCATAATAAACTACAAAAAAAGGGTCGTTAGGGGTGGTTTTTTTCTGCCGCTAAAACTATAAAAAACCATCGGATACCCATCACTAAATGTGGTGCCACTGTTGCTTAGGGGTGGTTTTTTGCCTCCACaagtaaaaggggtttttaggGGCGCTTATAAAATCTATCGCTCAAGATGTACACTTTAGGGGCAGATAATTATCCTCGCTAATATATAATAGCCGTATTTAAAAGCATATAAAACTATATCTTATGGGCCGAATTTATTCCGCCGCTAATAATAATGTCATTTGGGATAGGATACATACCACCACTAAAGGCATATATTGGGGCGGATCGTTTACCACCACTAAAGATATAATATTCACTAGTTTTAGTAGCAGTTTTTATTACCTCccctatagggtttttttttttaattgtaatgcACAAATTTATGCATGAATACACCAATCTTTGCCACCTTATGACCCTTTAAGGTTGCCCCCCTTTGCATAGATTTATACAATTATAGGTCCCCCACACTCatccaaccaaaaaaacaaagaagattaaaCAAGAAGTCTTGacaaaagaagaaatgattGAGATGATTAAACAAGTCTtgacaaaagagaaaatgattgTGGATCATTTCAAAATATTGTTCTACAGACTCAGTTCTCTAAGCCTAAGCAAAAGGAATTGAAAAcattacaaaaataatgaaaccATTGTACTCAAAGTAGCAATATACATTTTTCCTATCATGTGAAATGATGTCCTCATTGTCTACGTCATAAATCTTTAGAAGAAGAGCAACTCACCACAATTATGTCAACCTGCACAATGTAGCAAATTTTCAGTCAACAAGCACATTTGATTAACAgtatggtttgaatcaaaccaaTTGATTTTAGTGAATGAAGAAAACAAGTACAGACGACTAAACACTTTCTAATCAGGTCCAGttagagaatgaaaaaaagaaattgacGAGCTTGATTTTAGTGTCATACATTAATCACTGCAAAACTTAGCTTCAATTCAACCATGGTTTGCTACAAAATGGAGCATCACTCACAATTCTTCCAATCCAGTTCCAATTATGAACAATTCTATTAGTTTGATAGCTAAAAATAACCATTCTCTAACCCATGCCTTTTCAAATTCCAAGTCAAACTCTGGAAACTCCATAGAAACTTTTACTTGGACTATGACTGATGAGGACTTCTAGTATAATTCTAATAACATTTTAGCACTTCCCTTGACAGCCTAACCTACTTCCTCCCAAGGGATAGTGAAGAAAATAGCCCgtataaaattttagaattcaaaaaaaaaccttaaaattcAATGTCAAACATACTAACCTCTCTTGAACAACATATTGAGCCTTCAAAATTAGAGATATTACTATTTGAAGCTTCAGGCATTCCCACGTCAACTGGATTCCAAATGAAAGGAGGAAATTCTAATGGACAGCATAGCACAAAGTGCAacagaattgaaaattttacccTCACAAAGTGAGGGTCACTCTAATAAAACTGAATTCTTA
Protein-coding sequences here:
- the LOC122070448 gene encoding probable carboxylesterase 18, whose amino-acid sequence is MSKEKSTASQPMLPMEAKDRALSPFCTNGHLTVTQRYHQPSLHDFVDLKAKARDKPINGVKTSDVTVDTTQNLWFHLYTPTDTTPIGGDGTLPVIVYFHGGGFAFFSPNSLFYHDVCHRLARKIPVVFISVNY
- the LOC122070455 gene encoding PRA1 family protein A1-like encodes the protein MDWGNVTTEDLIDALREVDWSSPPRPLTEFFSRFTFPRSYAKWNSRLKCNLYYYRTNYFIMVTFILGLGFLRRPVAIVAAFLTAISIAFLNDSFAVTFNEKVTRTVRQFSPHLAAKMRAPITPVIRGRPSAKRSIHICGRPRWMFVLIFSIASCLLWFTSCNLLTVLWAFVIGLLATVLHASFRTPNLKARLNTFREEFRAVWRNYSEL